A region of uncultured Desulfobacter sp. DNA encodes the following proteins:
- a CDS encoding translation initiation factor Sui1 — translation MKNRDSNSRLVYSTESGRICPSCGKQAAKCICKKKNTHTSPRGDGQILVERSTKGRKGKGVTLITGLTLESTSLRELAKELKQKCGTGGTVKNGTIEIQGDHRDLLTEHLNSLGYKAKKAGG, via the coding sequence TTGAAAAATCGAGACTCAAATAGCAGACTTGTCTATTCAACTGAATCAGGAAGGATCTGTCCGTCCTGTGGTAAGCAGGCTGCTAAATGTATCTGCAAAAAGAAAAACACACATACAAGCCCCAGAGGTGACGGGCAGATCCTTGTGGAAAGATCGACCAAGGGACGGAAAGGAAAAGGCGTAACCCTCATTACGGGTCTTACGCTTGAAAGCACCTCCTTAAGGGAGCTTGCCAAAGAACTAAAACAAAAATGCGGTACTGGCGGTACGGTAAAAAACGGTACTATAGAAATCCAAGGAGATCACCGTGATTTATTGACCGAACATCTCAACTCTCTTGGATATAAAGCAAAAAAAGCTGGGGGATAA
- a CDS encoding YaiI/YqxD family protein: MKIWVDADACPAVIKNILFKASQRTRVPLTLVANQYMHIPRLEWIKLLQVAPGFDVADNEIVKRLEIGDLVITSDIPLAAQVLEKGGHALSPRGELYSSDSIRGHLHMREFKESLRASGIDTGGPPPLAAKNCNAFANHLEKLISQDKRTTCP, from the coding sequence ATGAAAATATGGGTAGATGCCGATGCATGTCCTGCAGTGATTAAGAATATTTTGTTTAAAGCATCCCAGCGTACAAGAGTGCCATTAACGCTGGTTGCCAATCAATACATGCACATCCCACGACTGGAGTGGATTAAGCTATTACAAGTTGCTCCCGGCTTTGACGTTGCTGACAATGAGATTGTGAAAAGACTTGAGATTGGAGATCTCGTCATCACCAGCGATATCCCCTTGGCGGCGCAAGTGTTGGAAAAGGGTGGCCATGCCCTCAGCCCCCGTGGTGAATTATATTCTTCAGACAGCATCAGAGGCCACCTTCACATGAGAGAATTCAAGGAGTCCTTGCGGGCCAGTGGTATCGACACCGGTGGTCCGCCTCCATTAGCTGCAAAGAACTGCAATGCGTTTGCAAATCATTTGGAGAAACTCATATCCCAAGACAAACGAACCACCTGTCCATAA
- a CDS encoding SDR family oxidoreductase, producing MNKFFKGKTFVVTGASSGIGRAVSARLAKRGVKVVSMARTLKKLEALKSQAGPNIIVFQGDVTREDDCRSAIELAVSTTGRLDGIIHNAGVSMRALAEETDIQVYRDIMETNFFSMLYFFKHGLQHVIKTKGHIAAVSSMMGRYSTQERSGYNASKHALQGYLNSVRLEIMKKGVHVMVISPGFVQTENSVNALTADGSRYGKMDRALAGGLTPGQTAAVILDGIEHRKRDVFPAGLKEKIGLFLSKWAPSVLDKVLIKSKVK from the coding sequence ATGAACAAATTTTTTAAGGGCAAAACTTTTGTTGTTACAGGCGCGAGCTCTGGGATTGGCCGGGCGGTATCCGCCAGGCTGGCCAAAAGAGGGGTTAAAGTTGTTTCCATGGCCCGCACATTGAAAAAATTAGAGGCTTTGAAAAGCCAGGCAGGGCCAAATATAATTGTTTTTCAGGGGGATGTCACCAGGGAGGATGACTGCAGATCTGCCATTGAACTGGCCGTGTCAACTACAGGACGGCTTGATGGCATTATTCACAATGCAGGGGTCTCCATGCGTGCCCTGGCTGAGGAAACCGACATCCAGGTTTATCGAGACATCATGGAAACCAATTTTTTTTCCATGCTCTATTTTTTTAAACATGGTCTGCAGCATGTTATTAAAACTAAAGGCCATATTGCGGCAGTTTCCAGTATGATGGGGCGGTATTCCACCCAGGAACGATCCGGTTACAATGCCAGCAAACATGCCTTGCAGGGGTATTTGAACAGCGTACGTCTGGAAATCATGAAAAAGGGTGTGCATGTCATGGTTATCAGCCCGGGGTTCGTACAAACGGAAAATTCCGTAAATGCGCTTACGGCAGATGGCAGCCGATACGGAAAAATGGATAGAGCCTTGGCAGGCGGGTTGACCCCGGGACAAACTGCGGCAGTCATCCTGGACGGGATTGAACATCGCAAGCGGGATGTGTTCCCGGCAGGACTCAAAGAAAAAATTGGATTGTTCCTGAGCAAATGGGCCCCGTCAGTTCTGGATAAGGTGCTCATTAAATCTAAGGTTAAATAG
- a CDS encoding DUF1232 domain-containing protein — MLLKESSTPLWAKTAIIGALGYLICPLDAVPDPIPGIGFVDDLAVMALLISQIYAHINDDIRNKVDAMLPERCRDSFFVMISNAYAAIRFQYEIRA, encoded by the coding sequence GTGCTGCTGAAAGAATCGTCCACCCCGCTGTGGGCAAAAACGGCTATCATCGGTGCCTTGGGATATCTGATCTGCCCCCTGGATGCAGTTCCTGACCCCATCCCTGGAATAGGCTTTGTCGATGATCTGGCAGTTATGGCCCTGCTCATCAGTCAGATATATGCTCACATCAACGATGATATTCGAAACAAAGTAGATGCCATGCTCCCGGAACGCTGCCGGGATTCTTTTTTTGTCATGATATCCAACGCCTATGCGGCAATCAGGTTTCAATATGAAATCAGAGCCTAA
- a CDS encoding alpha/beta hydrolase: protein MGNTRIRIYGDKGPPVMVLHGGPGAPGSAAPVAAGLAGDFRVFEPYQRAGAETPLSVAVHIFDLHGVISARCGGQRPALVGESWGAMLALAYAAQYPETVGPLVLIGCGTFDTACREEMIRIRKRRISDYIKNHPEHSPDLYLPFQEQIMKWHEMTDNFHCEADANDNLEAEPFDMRAHTETWNDMIRCQEKGIYPQTFTNINLPVIMLHGSYDPHPGKMIRDQLKLYIPQLEYHEFEKCGHSPSKEIYAKDDFFQVMRSWLREALGKLHA from the coding sequence ATGGGAAATACACGCATCAGAATTTACGGGGACAAAGGGCCGCCGGTGATGGTCCTGCATGGTGGCCCCGGTGCACCGGGAAGTGCCGCACCCGTCGCCGCGGGTCTGGCCGGTGATTTCAGAGTATTTGAACCCTATCAGCGTGCCGGCGCAGAAACACCGCTATCTGTTGCTGTTCATATTTTCGATCTTCATGGGGTGATATCCGCCCGATGCGGCGGCCAGCGTCCTGCACTTGTCGGTGAATCATGGGGGGCAATGCTCGCATTGGCTTATGCGGCCCAGTATCCGGAAACCGTCGGCCCCCTTGTACTTATCGGTTGCGGAACCTTTGACACAGCCTGTCGTGAAGAGATGATCCGAATAAGGAAACGCAGAATTTCGGACTATATAAAAAACCACCCGGAACATAGTCCCGATCTTTATCTGCCCTTCCAGGAACAGATCATGAAGTGGCATGAAATGACAGACAATTTCCATTGTGAGGCGGACGCCAACGACAATTTGGAAGCTGAACCCTTTGATATGAGAGCCCATACCGAAACATGGAACGATATGATCCGCTGTCAGGAAAAGGGTATATATCCCCAGACATTCACAAATATAAATTTGCCGGTAATCATGCTGCACGGCTCATATGACCCGCATCCGGGAAAAATGATAAGAGATCAGCTGAAACTATATATCCCCCAATTGGAATATCATGAATTTGAAAAATGCGGGCATTCGCCTTCAAAAGAAATATATGCAAAAGATGATTTCTTCCAGGTCATGCGTTCCTGGTTGAGAGAAGCGTTAGGCAAATTGCATGCGTAA
- a CDS encoding nuclease-related domain-containing protein has protein sequence MMLFLSSQIVLPIIVLGILFVFVSIYRFVELRKKRRSPFTDAALLRLPGHSLNNQIEELSENLNLYIFGIFFSALVFTQIVVLLSELKGVAPYPSKFPLHYCMLIIIIGVLLYKIAKCLTYRNRLRLGYEGELVTAQELHHLMPEGNYVYHDFPAGNFNIDHVVVGPAGVFAVETKTRSKRTSGDKIKEASAEYNGKEIVFPEFRDKSYLDQAQRQAKWLSKWLTSATGEHVEVFPVVSLPGWYIERKTGYNGTFVVNPKQLKSVILSKSNHRIDSKKIQQINHQLEAKCRDIEIKSKQYDK, from the coding sequence ATGATGTTGTTTCTCAGTTCACAGATAGTGCTTCCCATAATCGTTCTTGGCATTCTCTTCGTGTTTGTAAGTATTTACCGCTTTGTAGAACTGAGAAAAAAGAGACGCTCTCCTTTTACCGATGCTGCTTTACTAAGGCTTCCTGGTCATAGTCTTAACAATCAGATAGAAGAACTGTCAGAAAACTTAAATTTGTATATTTTCGGAATATTTTTTTCTGCTCTGGTTTTTACCCAGATTGTCGTGCTGTTGTCAGAACTAAAAGGTGTTGCACCATACCCCTCAAAATTTCCACTGCATTATTGCATGTTGATCATCATTATTGGTGTTCTCCTATATAAAATAGCCAAATGTTTAACCTATAGAAATAGGCTGAGATTGGGTTATGAGGGGGAATTAGTTACAGCACAGGAACTGCATCATCTGATGCCGGAAGGTAATTATGTATATCATGATTTCCCCGCTGGCAATTTTAATATTGACCATGTTGTTGTTGGCCCCGCCGGTGTTTTTGCCGTTGAAACCAAGACACGATCAAAAAGAACATCCGGAGACAAAATTAAAGAAGCCAGTGCGGAGTATAACGGAAAGGAAATAGTTTTTCCGGAGTTTAGAGACAAAAGCTACCTTGATCAAGCTCAACGACAGGCAAAGTGGCTATCTAAATGGCTGACAAGTGCCACAGGTGAACATGTTGAGGTTTTTCCAGTGGTGTCGCTTCCTGGATGGTATATTGAGCGAAAAACTGGCTATAATGGAACATTCGTTGTAAATCCAAAGCAACTGAAAAGTGTTATCCTGTCAAAATCAAATCATCGAATAGATTCTAAAAAAATTCAGCAGATTAATCATCAGCTGGAAGCTAAATGCCG
- a CDS encoding PAS domain-containing protein yields the protein MDQKDILKHIFNSWNKPKVFVGTDHIIKYLNTPAKHHYAKWGDIMGKSIFHCHNEKSTLIIKEALIQLENGQEEVLLVNDEKHRVYMRGVKDENGVLVGYFERYDPPLGK from the coding sequence AACAGTTGGAACAAACCGAAAGTTTTTGTGGGTACGGATCACATAATAAAATATTTGAATACTCCGGCAAAACATCACTATGCGAAATGGGGTGACATAATGGGGAAAAGCATTTTTCACTGCCACAATGAAAAATCAACCCTGATAATAAAAGAGGCCCTGATCCAACTGGAAAACGGGCAAGAGGAAGTGTTGCTTGTCAACGATGAAAAACACCGTGTATACATGAGAGGGGTCAAAGATGAAAATGGTGTCCTTGTGGGATACTTTGAAAGATATGATCCACCATTGGGCAAGTGA